Proteins encoded by one window of Nasonia vitripennis strain AsymCx chromosome 5, Nvit_psr_1.1, whole genome shotgun sequence:
- the LOC100116412 gene encoding 3-oxoacyl-[acyl-carrier-protein] reductase FabG: MSFVGKVVLITGASSGIGAATALQLSQLGASLSLHGRNVQNLQKVADQCKEPKPHIVTGEITNEADVKNILESTLQKYGKLDVLVNNAGTLESGGIENTSLEQYDRVFNINVRSIYHLTMLAVPHLIKTKGNIVNVSSVTGTRAFPGVLSYCMSKSAIDQLTRCVALELAPKQVRVNAVNPGVVVTNLHRSSGMSEDKLKEFFEHSKATHALGRPGTPDEVAKTIAFLASEDASFITGQTLAVDGGRSVMCPR; the protein is encoded by the exons ATGTCTTTTGTGGGCAAGGTCGTCCTTATCACAGGTGCTAGTTCTGGCATCGGAGCTGCCACTGCCCTTCAGCTGTCGCAGCTTGGTGCTTCTCTGAGCCTGCATGGGCGTAATGTCCAGAATCTGCAGAAGGTGGCTGACCAGTGCAAAGAACCCAAGCCCCATATTGTTACCGGGGAGATCACCAATGAGGCTGACGTGAAGAACATTCTGGAGTCTACTCTCCAGAAGTACGGCAAGCTGGATGTTCTGGTGAACAATGCTGGCACTCTGGAGTCGGGTGGTATTGAAAATACTAGCTTGGAGCAGTACGACAG GGTATTCAACATCAACGTCAGGTCCATCTATCATTTAACTATGCTGGCTGTGCCGCATTTGATAAAGACCAAAGGAAATATTGTGAATGTATCCAGTGTGACGGGAACCAGGGCTTTTCCTGGAGTCTTGTCCTACTGTATGAGCAAGTCTGCCATTGATCAGTTGACTCGCTGTGTAGCTTTGGAACTAGCTCCCAAGCAG GTCCGTGTGAATGCTGTCAACCCAGGTGTTGTTGTGACAAACCTGCACAGAAGCAGTGGCATGAGTGAGGACAAGCTTAAGGAATTCTTTGAACACAGCAAAGCAACTCATGCTCTTGGACGCCCTGGAACTCCGGATGAAGTAGCCAAGACAATTGCTTTCTTGGCTAGTGAAGATGCTAGCTTTATCACGGGTCAGACCCTTGCCGTTGACGGTGGACGAAGCGTCATGTGCCCGcgataa
- the LOC100116444 gene encoding uncharacterized protein LOC100116444 isoform X2: protein MPQALASGRLKRTTSTPQILEPSALSPTVTQSPPLTPKMTNGVISTTRSTPTPLRFASTPSQKGLMHRFLATRGKMFKNGETPTITLNPESIKAFNRSLEIRGLENGTADDEPKRPPTRKGYVPVEKKIQKELTEMRERENELRLMRSRMLAKSQPNLADIGNDNDSDIYDGASSMRSGTSTNTLNDDEPEKENKGRHKPNPRRRSNLIAQWESLIAAKKEAAENGNENANTV, encoded by the exons ATGCCGCAGGCGCTAGCCTCAGGTCGCCTGAAACGCACGACGTCAACCCCCCAGATCCTCGAGCCGTCGGCCTTGTCCCCAACGGTGACTCAATCGCCACCCCTGACTCCGAAAATGACGAACGGCGTGATCTCGACGACTCGCAGCACACCGACGCCCTTGCGCTTCGCCTCGACGCCCAGCCAGAAGGGGCTGATGCACCGCTTCCTCGCCACCCGCGGGAAGATGTTCAAGAACGGCGAGACGCCCACGATAACCCTCAACCCCGAGAGCATCAAGGCCTTCAACAGGAGTCTGGAGATTCGTGGCCTGGAGAACGGCACAGCCGACGACGAGCCCAAGAGGCCGCCCACGAGGAAGGGATACGTGCCGGTCGAGAAGAAGATCCAGAAGGAGCTCACGGAGatgcgcgagagggagaacgAGCTCAG ACTAATGAGGTCGCGGATGCTGGCGAAGTCGCAGCCTAATCTGGCCGACATCGGCAACGATAACGATTCGGACATTTACGACGGGGCGAGCTCCATGAGAAGCGGCACATCGACCAACACTCTCAACGACGACGAGCCGGAGAAGGAGAACAAAGGAAGGCACAAG CCCAATCCCCGTCGACGAAGCAACCTGATAGCCCAGTGGGAAAGCCTGATAGCAGCGAAGAAGGAAGCAGCCGAAAACGGCAACGAGAACGCCAACACCGTCTAA